Proteins encoded together in one Fibrobacter succinogenes window:
- a CDS encoding alpha/beta hydrolase, with protein sequence MKKVKIFLPCILLALVAIAAIFYVHERPMKEYQIDGMQVFEIAATDKNKPVILYIHGGGYTLGIAQTHWDMLAELSKATGCGIVMPNYPLLPNHTAIEAHTLVLKLYRELTKRIPASRIIIMGDSAGGGFSLALSEEITEQSLPLPMHIILISPWVDITGGDKSIEEYDNWLHIDELHQFGLSWANGMDAHDPMVSPLYGNMQGLPPTDIFVGTWEVFYPDIVKCTEKLKEAGVNVTLHIGEELGHVYPLYPDTDGKQARRAIAEIVNRSAERTQQLVLNELLKTTTKRF encoded by the coding sequence ATGAAAAAAGTCAAGATATTCCTGCCCTGTATTTTACTAGCGCTCGTGGCGATTGCCGCAATATTTTACGTCCATGAACGCCCAATGAAGGAATACCAAATTGACGGCATGCAAGTTTTCGAAATAGCGGCAACCGACAAAAACAAACCCGTAATCCTTTACATTCACGGCGGCGGTTATACGCTTGGCATTGCACAGACACACTGGGACATGCTTGCCGAACTTTCCAAAGCAACAGGCTGCGGCATCGTGATGCCCAACTACCCTCTATTGCCAAACCACACCGCTATTGAAGCACACACGCTCGTATTGAAACTCTACAGAGAACTGACAAAGCGCATCCCAGCAAGCAGAATCATCATTATGGGCGACAGTGCCGGCGGTGGATTCTCACTTGCGCTTTCGGAAGAAATTACAGAACAGTCTCTCCCCTTGCCCATGCATATCATCTTGATTTCGCCCTGGGTCGATATCACTGGCGGCGACAAATCCATCGAAGAATACGACAACTGGCTCCATATCGACGAACTTCATCAGTTTGGTTTATCTTGGGCAAACGGCATGGATGCACACGATCCGATGGTATCGCCTCTTTACGGCAACATGCAAGGGCTCCCGCCCACCGACATTTTCGTAGGCACGTGGGAAGTATTCTACCCCGACATCGTCAAATGCACCGAGAAGCTTAAAGAAGCAGGCGTCAACGTCACGCTCCACATCGGTGAAGAATTGGGGCACGTCTATCCGCTCTATCCAGACACAGACGGCAAGCAAGCCCGCAGAGCCATCGCAGAAATCGTCAACCGCAGCGCAGAAAGAACGCAGCAATTGGTTTTGAACGAACTTCTGAAAACGACCACAAAACGTTTTTAA
- a CDS encoding SPFH domain-containing protein: MEKQPTTDKQPVIAQQLKQPKNYTKLIIIAVIAIVMIILFKCNIGYNSATQLLVKQSPFGTLSCIDHAGFYFKGFASIYSYDRTKDFYFNSSTEKVKGEGWEGGDDDEDDISVTLSRNANAEISGYLKYQLPTDCDDLVKIHREQRSDKKLKHDLVRNSVLSAVRKTAPLFTAEEAKVTKIAEFRRIAEDQLTEGEYLTTIEVLTEKAGEDEFDSEGKIIKKAETQEYKVTKLKLDSNGNRILTKPSALRLYGIRVVQFEIQNVRLDQKAQQQLDIVKDREMKRVSNATAAETAKQAAITAEAEGKARIAQAKADQEVEKIKAVTQAEKERDVAVLQAQKEQEVARLEALRALEVAKKIKAEKEAEAAANRALVSAGLTPQERAEWDYKTKVGVAEALAKSAHPLVPEIMMTGDSKGGASTAMDAVGLNMLMGLTEKLSK; encoded by the coding sequence ATGGAAAAGCAACCTACAACGGACAAGCAACCAGTAATAGCACAGCAATTAAAGCAGCCCAAAAATTACACGAAACTGATAATCATTGCCGTAATCGCCATCGTAATGATAATTCTTTTCAAGTGCAACATCGGTTACAACAGTGCGACGCAGTTGCTCGTCAAGCAGTCTCCGTTCGGTACGCTATCGTGCATCGACCACGCCGGTTTCTACTTCAAGGGTTTTGCAAGCATCTACTCCTACGACAGAACTAAAGACTTCTATTTCAATTCCTCTACCGAAAAGGTTAAAGGCGAAGGCTGGGAAGGCGGCGACGATGACGAAGACGACATTTCCGTAACGCTTTCTCGAAACGCAAACGCAGAAATTAGCGGCTACCTCAAATACCAGCTCCCGACGGACTGCGATGACCTCGTAAAGATTCATCGCGAACAACGTTCCGACAAGAAACTCAAGCATGACCTTGTTAGAAACTCCGTGCTTTCGGCCGTTAGAAAAACCGCACCGCTCTTCACCGCTGAAGAAGCCAAGGTGACAAAGATTGCTGAATTCAGAAGAATCGCCGAAGACCAGCTCACGGAAGGCGAATACCTCACCACGATCGAAGTGCTTACCGAAAAGGCAGGTGAAGACGAATTCGATTCCGAAGGAAAGATCATCAAGAAAGCCGAAACTCAAGAATACAAAGTAACGAAACTGAAACTGGACTCGAACGGTAACCGCATTCTCACCAAGCCCTCCGCACTTCGCCTTTACGGCATCAGGGTGGTGCAATTCGAAATCCAGAATGTCCGCCTCGACCAGAAGGCTCAACAGCAGCTCGACATCGTGAAGGACCGCGAAATGAAGCGCGTCTCTAACGCTACCGCAGCAGAAACCGCAAAGCAGGCTGCCATCACCGCCGAAGCCGAAGGTAAGGCTCGCATCGCTCAGGCCAAGGCCGATCAGGAAGTGGAAAAAATCAAGGCCGTGACGCAAGCCGAAAAGGAACGCGACGTGGCCGTTCTCCAAGCGCAAAAAGAACAAGAAGTCGCTCGCCTCGAAGCATTGAGAGCACTCGAAGTCGCAAAGAAAATCAAGGCCGAAAAAGAAGCTGAAGCAGCCGCCAACAGGGCTCTCGTCAGCGCCGGTTTGACTCCGCAAGAACGCGCCGAATGGGACTACAAGACGAAAGTCGGTGTTGCAGAAGCACTCGCCAAGTCCGCACACCCGCTCGTCCCGGAAATCATGATGACGGGCGACTCCAAGGGTGGCGCAAGCACCGCCATGGATGCCGTAGGC